In a single window of the Litorilituus sediminis genome:
- a CDS encoding Lrp/AsnC family transcriptional regulator — MDSFDKHILSLLQKDSTLSTSEIAEQVGLSTTPCWRRIQAMEKSGVIKARVALADPEKLNVGLTIFVMVKTNQHNPNWLATFAEIADEFEEIVEFYRMSGAVDYLLRVVVPDMKAYDNFYKKLITKTDFADISSSFAMEEIKYTTALPVSYL; from the coding sequence ATGGACTCTTTTGATAAACATATTTTAAGCCTATTACAAAAAGACAGCACCTTATCAACCAGTGAAATCGCAGAGCAGGTTGGTTTATCAACTACCCCTTGTTGGCGTCGCATTCAAGCGATGGAAAAATCTGGTGTCATTAAAGCGCGAGTCGCTTTGGCTGATCCAGAAAAGCTCAATGTTGGCTTAACTATATTCGTGATGGTAAAAACCAATCAACATAACCCTAACTGGCTGGCAACCTTTGCGGAAATTGCTGATGAATTTGAAGAAATTGTTGAGTTTTATCGTATGAGTGGTGCGGTAGATTATCTACTGCGCGTGGTAGTGCCAGATATGAAAGCATACGATAACTTCTATAAAAAGCTGATTACTAAAACAGACTTTGCCGATATTAGCTCAAGCTTTGCCATGGAAGAAATAAAATACACCACAGCACTACCCGTGAGTTATTTGTAA
- a CDS encoding response regulator, giving the protein MSDLVLIVEDEQKLAELLADYFIAAQYQCHCLYSGGKVVDWVKHNHPDIILLDIMLPEKDGMQLCREIRQLSQVPIIMVTAKVEEVDKLLGLELGADDYICKPFSPREVVARVKAVLRRTQHGGQNQPVASTGIFLDKARNEVSYQGNTLALTAVEFNLLAPLVSEPGRIYSRAQLMDTMYCDSRVVSDRTIDSHIKKLRKKIAQICPEQELIQSVYGLGYRLILD; this is encoded by the coding sequence ATGTCTGATCTGGTATTGATTGTTGAAGATGAGCAGAAACTGGCTGAGCTATTAGCTGATTACTTTATTGCCGCGCAATATCAGTGCCACTGTTTGTATTCAGGTGGCAAGGTTGTTGACTGGGTTAAGCATAATCACCCTGATATTATTTTGCTAGATATTATGCTACCAGAAAAAGATGGCATGCAATTGTGCCGAGAAATTCGTCAGCTTAGCCAAGTGCCTATTATTATGGTTACCGCTAAAGTGGAAGAAGTTGACAAGTTACTTGGTTTGGAATTAGGGGCAGATGACTATATTTGTAAGCCATTTAGCCCAAGAGAAGTGGTTGCTCGGGTAAAAGCCGTGCTGCGAAGAACCCAGCATGGCGGACAAAATCAGCCCGTCGCATCTACAGGTATTTTTCTCGATAAAGCGCGCAATGAGGTGAGCTATCAAGGTAATACGCTCGCGTTAACGGCTGTGGAGTTTAATTTATTGGCACCGCTAGTAAGCGAGCCAGGGCGTATTTATAGCCGTGCGCAACTGATGGATACCATGTACTGTGATAGCCGCGTAGTAAGTGATAGAACCATAGATAGCCATATTAAAAAATTACGAAAAAAAATTGCTCAGATCTGTCCAGAGCAAGAGCTTATCCAGTCTGTATATGGCTTAGGTTATCGATTAATACTTGATTGA
- the cysK gene encoding cysteine synthase A → MSNLAQNQQQDIVYGRGVIYDDITQTIGNTPLVRLSRFTKALDVPANILAKIEFFNPAGSIKDRPALAMIEAMIADGRIGANTEIIEATSGNNGVACAWICAMKKIPLTIVIPEHMSIERRKLIKHYGAKVVLTPKELGTKGAIDKAKAMIAENDNAVMLDQFGNQANSAMHAKTTAQEIWHDTQGKVDVLVAGVGTGGTLSGIAQTLKALNPNLKVIAVEPASCPVLSEGKSGVHKIQGLSSGHVPAILRTDLIDDIVTVSNEDAVSFAQDIACLESLPVGISSGAALKAAMVIGQRPDFKGKNIVTILADNAERYFSTELFA, encoded by the coding sequence ATGAGTAACTTAGCACAAAACCAACAACAAGATATCGTTTATGGTCGTGGTGTTATCTATGATGATATTACCCAAACTATCGGTAATACGCCGTTAGTACGTTTAAGTCGCTTTACTAAGGCGCTTGATGTGCCAGCTAATATTCTTGCTAAAATTGAATTTTTTAACCCCGCAGGCTCAATCAAAGATCGTCCAGCCCTTGCCATGATTGAGGCTATGATTGCTGATGGCCGCATTGGTGCTAATACTGAAATTATCGAAGCTACTTCAGGTAATAATGGCGTTGCCTGTGCGTGGATTTGCGCAATGAAGAAGATTCCGTTAACGATTGTTATTCCTGAGCATATGTCGATAGAACGTCGTAAGTTAATTAAACACTATGGCGCTAAAGTTGTGCTAACGCCAAAAGAGCTTGGTACTAAAGGTGCTATCGATAAAGCCAAAGCTATGATTGCTGAGAATGATAATGCCGTTATGCTAGATCAATTTGGTAACCAAGCAAATTCTGCTATGCATGCAAAAACCACCGCACAAGAAATTTGGCATGATACCCAAGGTAAAGTTGATGTCTTAGTTGCGGGTGTCGGTACGGGCGGTACTTTATCAGGCATAGCACAAACCTTAAAAGCACTAAACCCTAATCTTAAAGTTATTGCCGTTGAGCCTGCCTCTTGTCCGGTTTTATCGGAAGGAAAGTCGGGCGTACATAAAATTCAAGGCTTAAGCTCAGGCCATGTGCCAGCTATTTTACGTACTGATTTAATTGATGACATAGTGACGGTATCGAATGAAGATGCCGTTAGTTTTGCTCAAGATATTGCCTGTTTAGAAAGCTTACCTGTAGGCATTTCATCAGGTGCAGCGTTAAAAGCCGCTATGGTTATTGGTCAGCGCCCAGACTTTAAAGGCAAAAATATCGTCACTATTTTAGCTGACAATGCCGAACGTTATTTCAGCACAGAGCTATTCGCATAA
- a CDS encoding ATP-binding protein produces MKIHNKLFLTLLLFGITLVIAIVSFMQWSLDKGMVNYVNKREINALAPVVTQLAQSYQQRGSWHFIRFDDRRFQRLIRQALSDTEFTLPRPEHRPPPQHRERRAGEKMPGKPDKAPVKALRRPPQKPKHDRYAVLDADKRLVVGHYNEQHDYSMTEIFVADSLIGYFAVVKRHRLTSGYELDFIEQQRSYLWLISLAIMCLVVLISLPLASHIVAPIRALAKGMHQLTQGQYQSRLSIERKDEFAQLTRDFNELAKTLLANESARKRWLANISHELRTPLAVLKAELEAVIDGVRVLSMGHVQSTHQEVLHLERLIADLHALTSADIGGMSYRKEPVDLVAFIDNCAKQYQSYLSDAGYTLQLCNYCKGNYSKGNDSNDSDELLIFADKTRLSQLLENLFSNTVKYAENGTIVKLTLAKNSTKNSAIIRFEDNGQGVANEHLAHLFEHLYRVDDSRSRATGGSGLGLSICAHIVNGHQGKIEAQSSQLGGLAIVIELPLIN; encoded by the coding sequence ATGAAAATACATAATAAACTTTTTTTAACCCTGCTTTTGTTTGGCATTACCTTAGTGATCGCCATCGTCAGCTTTATGCAGTGGAGTCTCGATAAGGGCATGGTTAATTATGTTAATAAACGAGAAATTAACGCCTTAGCGCCAGTCGTTACGCAATTAGCTCAGTCATATCAGCAACGAGGGAGTTGGCATTTTATTCGTTTTGACGATAGACGATTTCAGCGGTTAATTCGACAAGCCTTAAGTGATACTGAGTTTACTTTGCCACGGCCTGAACACAGACCGCCTCCACAGCATAGAGAGCGAAGGGCAGGGGAAAAAATGCCCGGCAAGCCAGATAAAGCACCAGTAAAGGCGCTAAGAAGACCACCACAGAAACCTAAGCATGATCGATATGCCGTGCTAGATGCAGATAAGCGCTTAGTTGTTGGTCATTATAATGAGCAACACGATTATAGTATGACGGAAATTTTTGTCGCCGATAGCCTTATTGGCTACTTTGCTGTGGTGAAACGACATAGATTAACCTCGGGCTACGAATTGGACTTTATTGAGCAGCAACGTAGCTACTTATGGCTTATTTCATTAGCTATTATGTGCTTAGTTGTGCTGATTAGCTTGCCTTTGGCTAGTCATATTGTCGCCCCCATTAGAGCGCTCGCTAAAGGAATGCATCAATTAACCCAAGGCCAGTATCAAAGTCGCTTGTCAATTGAACGAAAGGATGAGTTTGCCCAATTAACACGTGATTTTAATGAATTGGCGAAAACCTTACTTGCTAATGAAAGTGCCAGAAAGCGTTGGCTCGCCAATATTTCTCATGAACTAAGAACACCACTTGCGGTTTTAAAGGCAGAGCTGGAAGCCGTTATCGATGGCGTGCGAGTATTATCAATGGGGCATGTGCAATCGACTCACCAAGAAGTACTGCACCTAGAGCGACTGATTGCTGATTTGCATGCCCTGACCAGTGCAGATATTGGTGGTATGAGTTATCGAAAAGAGCCTGTAGATTTAGTGGCCTTTATTGACAATTGTGCTAAGCAATATCAGAGTTATTTAAGTGATGCGGGTTATACTTTGCAGTTATGTAACTATTGTAAGGGTAACTATAGTAAGGGTAACGATAGTAACGACAGTGATGAGTTGCTCATTTTTGCTGATAAAACGCGTTTGTCTCAGTTGTTAGAGAATCTCTTTAGTAATACAGTAAAATATGCTGAAAACGGCACTATCGTTAAACTCACCCTAGCTAAAAATTCAACTAAGAACAGTGCCATAATTCGATTTGAAGATAATGGTCAAGGTGTTGCTAATGAGCACTTAGCACATTTATTTGAGCATTTGTATCGAGTTGATGATTCTCGCAGTAGAGCAACGGGGGGGAGCGGTTTAGGGCTTTCTATTTGTGCCCATATTGTTAATGGTCATCAAGGCAAAATAGAGGCGCAATCTTCTCAACTTGGCGGTTTAGCCATTGTGATTGAATTACCCCTGATAAATTAA
- the iscX gene encoding Fe-S cluster assembly protein IscX, with translation MAGGLKWTDSLEIALDLIEQHQDVDPYKLHFTELREWVLALERFDDDPNHCGERVLEAIQLAWMDEVD, from the coding sequence ATGGCAGGCGGGCTTAAATGGACAGATTCATTAGAAATTGCCTTAGACTTGATTGAACAACATCAAGATGTTGATCCTTACAAGCTACATTTTACCGAATTAAGGGAGTGGGTACTGGCATTAGAACGTTTTGATGATGATCCTAACCATTGTGGTGAACGTGTGCTTGAAGCGATTCAATTAGCCTGGATGGATGAAGTTGATTAA